A single Nostoc sp. PCC 7107 DNA region contains:
- the atpD gene encoding F0F1 ATP synthase subunit beta: MVTTAEKTNIGYITQIIGPVVDVKFPGGKLPRIYNALTIKGSNEAGQEINLTVEVQQLLGDNQVRTVAMSSTDGLVRGLEVVDTGAAISVPVGKATLGRIFNVLGEPVDNRGPVNAEATLPIHRDAPKLTDLETKPSVFETGIKVVDLLTPYRRGGKIGLFGGAGVGKTVIMMELINNIATQHGGVSVFAGVGERTREGNDLYNEMIESGVINNENLNESKIALVYGQMNEPPGARMRVGLSGLTMAEYFRDVNKQDVLLFIDNIFRFVQAGSEVSALLGRMPSAVGYQPTLGTDVGALQERITSTTEGSITSIQAVYVPADDLTDPAPATTFAHLDGTTVLSRGLASKGIYPAVDPLGSTSTMLQPNIVGDEHYNTARAVQATLQRYKELQDIIAILGLDELSEDDRLIVARARKVERFLSQPFFVAEVFTGSPGKYVKLEDTINGFQKILSGELDDLPEQAFYLVGDINEAIAKAAKLKG; the protein is encoded by the coding sequence ATGGTCACCACCGCAGAAAAAACAAACATTGGCTACATTACCCAAATTATTGGTCCGGTTGTAGACGTTAAATTCCCTGGCGGTAAATTACCGCGAATCTACAACGCTTTGACCATCAAAGGCTCTAACGAAGCTGGACAGGAAATCAACCTCACCGTTGAAGTACAGCAATTGCTGGGCGACAACCAAGTGCGAACTGTGGCGATGAGTTCCACCGATGGTCTAGTACGCGGTTTGGAAGTTGTCGATACAGGCGCTGCCATCAGTGTACCAGTGGGTAAAGCTACCCTAGGTCGAATTTTCAACGTCCTTGGCGAACCTGTTGACAACAGAGGGCCAGTAAATGCGGAGGCAACCTTACCTATCCACCGCGACGCTCCTAAACTAACTGACCTGGAAACCAAACCTTCCGTTTTTGAGACAGGGATTAAGGTTGTTGACCTGCTAACTCCCTATCGACGTGGCGGTAAGATTGGTTTGTTCGGCGGTGCAGGTGTCGGCAAGACCGTGATCATGATGGAGTTGATTAACAACATCGCTACCCAGCACGGCGGCGTATCCGTATTTGCGGGTGTAGGTGAACGTACCCGTGAAGGGAATGACCTCTACAACGAAATGATTGAATCTGGGGTGATCAACAACGAAAACCTCAACGAATCAAAAATCGCGCTGGTTTACGGTCAAATGAACGAACCACCCGGAGCGAGAATGCGGGTTGGTTTGTCTGGTTTGACAATGGCTGAGTACTTCCGTGATGTGAACAAGCAGGACGTATTGCTGTTTATTGACAACATCTTCCGCTTTGTACAAGCAGGTTCAGAAGTATCAGCGTTGTTAGGTCGGATGCCCTCTGCGGTAGGATATCAGCCTACACTGGGTACTGACGTAGGTGCATTACAAGAACGGATTACTTCGACAACAGAAGGTTCTATTACCTCTATTCAAGCGGTATACGTACCTGCGGACGACTTAACCGACCCCGCACCTGCAACCACCTTCGCTCACTTGGACGGTACAACCGTACTGTCTCGTGGTTTGGCATCTAAAGGTATCTATCCAGCGGTTGATCCTTTAGGTTCTACTTCGACAATGTTGCAGCCCAACATTGTCGGTGATGAACACTACAATACTGCTCGTGCTGTCCAAGCAACCTTACAACGCTACAAAGAACTCCAAGACATCATCGCCATTCTCGGTTTGGATGAATTGTCTGAAGACGACCGTCTGATTGTAGCCCGCGCCCGAAAAGTTGAGCGCTTCTTGTCTCAGCCCTTCTTCGTAGCAGAAGTATTTACCGGTTCTCCTGGTAAATACGTAAAATTGGAAGATACCATCAACGGCTTCCAGAAGATTTTGTCTGGTGAATTAGATGATCTGCCAGAACAAGCCTTCTACTTAGTAGGCGATATCAACGAAGCGATCGCCAAAGCTGCAAAGCTGAAAGGCTAA
- the trpS gene encoding tryptophan--tRNA ligase, with product MGKQRVLSGVQPTGNLHLGNYLGAIRNWVEIQDQYDNFFCVVDLHAITVPHNPASLAADTYTIAALYLACGIDLNYSSIFVQSHVSAHSELAWLLNCITPLNWLQDMIQFKEKAVKQGENVSTGLLIYPVLMAADILLYQADKVPVGEDQKQHIELTRDIVNRFNHQFAKDQPVLKLPDPLIRKEGARVMSLTDGTRKMSKSDPSELSRINVLDPPDQIANKIKRCKTDPVRGLTFDDPERPECHNLLTLYMLLSGQSKETVAAECQDMGWGKFKPLLTETTINALKPIQEKYQAIMNDKGYLESVLRDGREKAQAIANQTLTQVKLALGYSLPL from the coding sequence ATGGGTAAGCAGCGTGTGCTGTCAGGAGTTCAACCAACTGGTAATTTGCATTTGGGTAACTACTTAGGCGCAATTCGCAACTGGGTAGAAATCCAAGACCAGTATGATAATTTCTTTTGTGTAGTAGATTTACACGCGATTACTGTACCGCATAATCCAGCGTCTTTGGCGGCAGATACTTACACCATCGCCGCACTTTACCTGGCCTGTGGGATTGATTTAAACTACTCCAGTATCTTTGTCCAGTCCCACGTTTCCGCACACAGTGAACTTGCTTGGTTGCTTAACTGCATCACTCCCTTGAACTGGTTGCAAGACATGATTCAGTTTAAGGAAAAGGCTGTTAAACAAGGAGAAAACGTGAGTACAGGTTTGTTAATCTATCCTGTACTGATGGCTGCGGATATTTTGCTTTATCAAGCTGATAAAGTACCTGTGGGTGAAGACCAAAAGCAACATATTGAATTGACAAGGGATATTGTCAACAGGTTCAATCACCAATTTGCCAAGGATCAACCAGTATTGAAGTTACCAGATCCCTTGATTCGCAAGGAAGGTGCAAGGGTGATGAGCTTGACAGATGGGACGCGCAAAATGTCGAAGTCTGACCCATCAGAGTTAAGTCGGATCAATGTGTTAGATCCTCCAGATCAAATTGCTAATAAAATTAAGCGGTGCAAAACTGATCCTGTAAGGGGTTTAACTTTTGATGATCCCGAACGTCCAGAGTGTCATAACTTGTTAACCTTATATATGCTGCTGTCTGGTCAGAGCAAAGAAACAGTTGCAGCAGAATGCCAAGATATGGGTTGGGGAAAATTCAAGCCGTTATTGACAGAAACAACAATTAATGCCTTAAAACCAATCCAAGAAAAATATCAGGCAATCATGAATGACAAAGGTTATCTGGAGTCTGTGTTGCGTGATGGTCGGGAAAAAGCACAAGCGATCGCTAATCAAACTTTAACGCAAGTAAAATTGGCTTTGGGCTACTCCTTGCCTTTGTAG
- a CDS encoding site-2 protease family protein, with protein sequence MTFWFLLLLGLATYLMVQRSAIGITRTPVWLLWLVLMTPALLLTGWTVRYGIKQPPPPSLIIGSSIVCLLLYWLLFQWGRTAPTNKQTEPQSPKLESAVHPTAEQVPVRPIEPTEESQLRNCFPWSVYYIQNLEYRPQAIICRGQLRTAPQQAYQRIKANIESQFGDRFLVIFQEGLNGKPFFVLVPNTQAASAVNKDKPEKLTRPGIALLLLITTLLTTTFVGARIAGVDLTNLKAAPNVFLEGLPYSLGLITILGIHELGHYLTAKFYKIRSTLPYFIPMPFFLGTFGAFIQMRSPIPNRKALFDISIAGPIAGFIATLPILIWGLAHSEIVLLTDKTGILNPDALNPKYSILLALLSKLALGSQLTAKSAIDLHPLAVAGFLGLIVTALNLMPVGQLDGGHIVHAMFGQRTAIVIGQIARLLLLLLSLVQSEFFVWAIILLFMPLIDEPALNDVSELDNGRDIVGLMAMALLIIIILPLPQAIANLLQI encoded by the coding sequence ATGACTTTTTGGTTTCTCCTCCTACTGGGACTAGCTACTTATCTGATGGTGCAACGCAGTGCTATTGGCATTACACGCACACCTGTTTGGTTGTTATGGCTAGTGTTAATGACACCAGCATTACTATTAACTGGATGGACAGTGAGATATGGCATCAAACAACCTCCGCCACCGTCACTGATTATTGGGTCGTCTATTGTTTGCCTTTTGTTATACTGGCTGTTATTTCAATGGGGGCGAACAGCGCCAACAAATAAACAAACTGAACCCCAATCACCTAAATTAGAGTCGGCTGTCCATCCTACCGCAGAACAAGTGCCAGTGCGTCCCATTGAACCTACAGAAGAAAGCCAGCTGCGAAATTGTTTTCCCTGGTCTGTATACTATATTCAAAATCTTGAGTATCGACCCCAAGCTATTATCTGTCGAGGGCAGTTAAGAACTGCGCCCCAGCAAGCTTACCAGCGAATTAAGGCCAACATCGAGTCCCAATTTGGCGATCGCTTTTTAGTTATCTTTCAAGAAGGACTGAATGGCAAACCTTTCTTTGTCTTAGTACCTAACACACAGGCGGCCTCAGCAGTCAATAAAGACAAACCAGAAAAGTTAACTAGACCAGGAATAGCACTTCTATTACTCATTACAACTCTTTTGACTACCACCTTTGTAGGAGCGAGAATTGCTGGTGTTGACCTCACAAACTTGAAGGCTGCCCCAAATGTTTTCTTAGAAGGATTACCATATTCCTTGGGGTTAATCACAATTTTAGGCATTCATGAACTTGGTCATTATTTGACAGCTAAGTTCTACAAAATTCGCTCAACTCTGCCATATTTTATCCCCATGCCTTTTTTCTTGGGGACTTTCGGTGCATTTATTCAAATGCGTAGTCCAATTCCTAACCGGAAAGCTTTATTTGATATCAGTATTGCTGGGCCAATTGCGGGATTTATTGCAACATTACCGATTTTAATCTGGGGTTTAGCCCATTCTGAAATAGTTCTTTTAACAGACAAAACAGGAATTCTCAATCCAGATGCACTGAATCCGAAATATTCAATTTTATTAGCGTTACTTTCCAAGTTAGCTTTGGGTAGTCAGTTAACGGCTAAATCTGCTATTGATTTGCATCCCTTAGCTGTGGCTGGTTTTTTAGGATTAATTGTCACAGCCTTAAATTTAATGCCTGTGGGACAACTAGATGGTGGTCACATTGTTCATGCGATGTTTGGTCAACGCACAGCGATAGTCATTGGTCAAATAGCTCGCTTGTTACTGTTATTACTTTCTTTGGTGCAGTCAGAATTTTTTGTCTGGGCGATAATTTTATTATTTATGCCGTTAATCGATGAACCAGCCTTAAATGATGTCAGCGAATTGGATAATGGACGTGACATTGTAGGATTAATGGCTATGGCTTTATTAATTATCATTATTTTGCCATTACCACAGGCGATCGCTAACTTACTCCAAATTTAA
- the petD gene encoding cytochrome b6-f complex subunit IV has translation MATQKKPDLSDPTLRAKLAKGMGHNYYGEPAWPNDLLYIFPVVIMGSFACIVALAVLDPAMTGEPADPFATPLEILPEWYLYPVFQILRSLPNKLLGVLAMASVPLGLILVPFIENVNKFQNPFRRPVATTVFLFGTLVTLWLGIGAALPLDKSLTLGLF, from the coding sequence ATGGCAACGCAGAAAAAACCCGATCTGAGCGATCCTACGTTAAGAGCTAAACTTGCCAAGGGTATGGGTCACAACTATTATGGTGAACCCGCTTGGCCTAATGACTTACTGTATATATTCCCAGTTGTCATCATGGGATCTTTCGCTTGTATTGTGGCTCTAGCGGTACTAGATCCAGCAATGACAGGTGAACCAGCAGATCCTTTTGCTACACCACTGGAAATTCTCCCAGAGTGGTACTTGTACCCTGTATTCCAAATTTTGCGATCGCTTCCTAACAAATTGTTGGGAGTTTTAGCAATGGCTTCCGTACCTTTGGGGCTAATTCTGGTTCCCTTTATTGAGAACGTGAATAAGTTCCAAAACCCCTTCCGTCGTCCAGTTGCAACTACAGTATTTCTGTTTGGAACTCTCGTAACTTTGTGGTTGGGTATCGGTGCTGCTTTACCTTTAGACAAATCCTTGACCTTGGGACTTTTCTAA
- the ctpA gene encoding carboxyl-terminal processing protease CtpA gives MGFMQKYVVRVSLSLFLAFYLAVGAFIPAATALTNEQKLVSEVWRIVNRSYLDETFNHQNWASVRQKALEKPLTSTEAAYTAIQSMLKSLDDPFTRFLDPEQYRSLQVNTSGELTGVGLQIALNPQTGQLEVVSPIEGSPADKAGIKPRDRILKIEGFSTENLTLDEAAARMRGPIGSLVTLLIEREGEASREVSIMRDRIELNPVIAQLRTSPQGTSIGYLRLTQFNANASTELAHAIDGLEKKGAAAYILDLRNNPGGLLQAGIEIARLWLDSGIIVYTVNRQGIQGSFEAFGPSLTKDPLVILVNQGTASASEILAGALQDNGRAKLVGETTFGKGLIQSLFELSDGSGLAVTIAKYETPQHRDINKLGIKPDKVVTQQPITREQITTEADLQYQAAVELLAKNSVVLGSRK, from the coding sequence ATGGGGTTCATGCAAAAGTACGTTGTTCGGGTAAGTTTGTCGTTATTTTTGGCGTTTTATTTAGCAGTTGGGGCATTTATCCCCGCTGCTACAGCTTTGACAAATGAGCAAAAGCTTGTTTCAGAAGTTTGGCGCATTGTCAATCGCTCTTATCTAGATGAAACATTTAATCATCAAAACTGGGCTTCAGTCAGACAAAAAGCCCTAGAAAAGCCGCTGACTAGCACAGAAGCAGCTTACACGGCGATTCAGTCCATGCTCAAAAGTCTAGATGATCCTTTTACCCGCTTTTTAGATCCAGAACAGTACCGCAGCTTGCAGGTCAATACTTCTGGAGAATTAACTGGAGTTGGTTTGCAAATTGCCCTCAATCCGCAGACAGGACAACTAGAAGTAGTCTCGCCAATAGAAGGTTCACCAGCAGATAAAGCAGGGATTAAACCGCGCGATCGCATTCTCAAAATTGAAGGATTTTCCACAGAAAACTTGACTTTGGATGAGGCAGCGGCCAGAATGCGTGGCCCCATTGGCAGTTTAGTCACGCTGTTGATTGAACGCGAAGGAGAGGCATCCAGAGAAGTTAGTATCATGCGCGATCGCATTGAACTCAACCCAGTTATTGCCCAATTGCGGACTTCTCCTCAAGGTACATCCATTGGTTATCTTCGCCTGACTCAATTTAATGCCAACGCTTCTACGGAATTAGCACACGCTATTGATGGTCTAGAAAAAAAAGGTGCTGCTGCCTATATTTTAGATTTGCGCAACAATCCAGGGGGGCTTTTACAAGCTGGGATTGAAATTGCGCGGCTGTGGCTAGATTCGGGCATCATTGTCTACACAGTTAATCGCCAAGGCATTCAGGGCAGTTTTGAAGCCTTCGGCCCTTCACTGACAAAAGATCCATTAGTCATTTTGGTCAATCAAGGAACTGCTAGTGCTAGTGAAATTCTCGCTGGCGCACTGCAAGACAACGGCCGGGCTAAATTAGTAGGCGAAACTACTTTTGGTAAAGGCTTAATTCAATCTTTATTTGAATTATCCGATGGGTCTGGTTTGGCAGTTACCATTGCCAAATATGAAACTCCTCAGCATCGAGATATTAACAAATTAGGAATTAAACCAGATAAGGTAGTGACTCAACAGCCCATTACCCGTGAACAAATTACTACAGAAGCCGATTTGCAATATCAAGCCGCTGTTGAATTACTGGCGAAAAATTCTGTAGTCTTAGGGAGTAGGAAGTAG
- a CDS encoding glycosyltransferase family 4 protein, whose translation MLTDVMGENPKASKKVNKTPHHVFVFIEIFAGEGGIQSYVKDIFQAYGELNAEYKTDVFVLRDSPDCSNPFESDSLKFHYFKNQSPQIGRIALSGALLKFLLQKRPQRVFCGHIKLAALIQTLCQPLGIPYTVLTYGKEVWEPLKNQERRALAAAREIWTISRYSRDRACAANGIDPKTVKMLPCAIDGDKFTPGAKLPELVEKYGLTDAKVLMTVARLWSGDIYKGVDVTIRALPKIAQAFSEVKYLVIGRGDDQPRLAQLAKDLGVSDRVVFAGFVPTEDLIAHYRLADAYIMPSQEGFGIVYLEAMVCGIPVLSGDADGSADPLQDGKLGWRVPHRDADAVAAACIEILHKHDQRCDGKWLREQAIAHFGIEAFRQQLLNLVAPGD comes from the coding sequence ATGCTGACTGATGTAATGGGAGAAAACCCGAAAGCTAGTAAAAAAGTTAACAAAACTCCTCACCATGTCTTCGTTTTTATCGAAATTTTTGCTGGCGAAGGTGGAATTCAATCTTATGTGAAAGATATTTTTCAGGCTTATGGGGAATTGAACGCAGAGTACAAGACAGATGTATTTGTTCTGCGAGATAGCCCTGACTGCTCAAATCCTTTTGAGTCTGATAGTTTAAAGTTTCATTATTTTAAAAATCAATCCCCGCAAATAGGCAGAATTGCTCTGTCCGGGGCTTTGTTAAAGTTTCTCTTACAAAAACGCCCCCAACGTGTATTTTGTGGTCATATTAAACTTGCAGCATTAATCCAAACTCTTTGCCAACCGTTGGGTATTCCCTACACAGTCCTCACCTACGGTAAAGAAGTTTGGGAACCCTTGAAAAATCAAGAACGCCGCGCCCTAGCCGCAGCCAGAGAAATTTGGACAATCAGCCGTTACAGTCGAGATCGCGCTTGTGCGGCGAATGGAATTGACCCCAAAACAGTAAAAATGTTACCTTGTGCAATTGATGGAGATAAATTCACTCCAGGGGCAAAATTACCTGAATTAGTAGAAAAGTATGGTTTAACAGATGCTAAGGTTTTAATGACAGTAGCCCGTCTGTGGTCGGGAGATATTTACAAAGGTGTTGATGTCACCATTCGGGCGCTACCGAAAATTGCTCAAGCTTTCTCTGAAGTCAAATATTTGGTCATTGGTCGTGGTGATGATCAACCAAGATTAGCCCAATTGGCGAAAGATTTGGGGGTAAGCGATCGCGTTGTATTTGCTGGTTTTGTCCCTACAGAAGATTTAATAGCTCATTACCGTTTAGCAGATGCTTACATCATGCCTTCTCAAGAAGGTTTTGGCATTGTTTATTTAGAAGCAATGGTTTGTGGTATCCCAGTTTTATCTGGTGATGCTGACGGTTCCGCTGACCCCTTACAAGATGGTAAGCTAGGCTGGCGAGTTCCACACCGCGATGCTGATGCTGTCGCCGCAGCCTGCATAGAAATTCTGCACAAGCACGACCAACGCTGTGATGGAAAGTGGTTGCGAGAACAAGCGATCGCTCATTTCGGTATAGAAGCCTTCCGACAGCAGCTATTAAATTTAGTTGCACCAGGTGACTGA
- a CDS encoding type II toxin-antitoxin system PemK/MazF family toxin → MTNYKFGDVILVPFPFTDQTTTKKRPSVVVSSTDYQRQRSDLILIAVTHKYPLKPSIQ, encoded by the coding sequence ATGACAAATTATAAATTCGGGGATGTTATCTTAGTACCCTTTCCCTTCACCGACCAAACAACTACTAAAAAACGTCCATCTGTTGTTGTCAGTTCTACCGATTATCAACGTCAGCGTTCTGATTTAATATTAATAGCTGTCACGCACAAATACCCACTAAAGCCATCAATTCAATGA
- a CDS encoding DsbA family protein, translated as MRQLFQYLRTWVIVCLLCLVLGWTLPAQAATDIDAKLEKQVLEVIRNNPQFVIDALQEYQLTKQEKLQKVQQAFLDDLKTKPENIIGDSPTTGAVKSKTVLVEFSDFQCPYCAEVHKTLKSVVDKHKDNLTLVYKNFPLTGVHAEALPAAQAAWAAKQQGKFWEYHDALFENQKQLGETLYVDLAKKLNLNLVKFESDRKLAKTAVEKDLKLANELGIAGTPFLVINTDNYTGAVQASEIEGRLAKAS; from the coding sequence ATGCGACAATTATTTCAGTATCTACGTACCTGGGTTATCGTCTGCCTGCTGTGTTTGGTCTTAGGCTGGACACTACCTGCACAAGCAGCTACCGATATTGATGCCAAACTCGAAAAGCAAGTTTTAGAAGTTATCCGTAACAATCCCCAATTCGTGATCGATGCTCTGCAAGAGTATCAACTGACAAAGCAAGAGAAATTACAAAAAGTACAACAGGCTTTTTTAGATGATTTAAAAACTAAACCTGAAAATATCATTGGAGATTCACCAACAACTGGCGCTGTTAAATCCAAAACTGTGCTAGTAGAATTCTCAGATTTTCAATGTCCCTACTGTGCTGAAGTACATAAAACTCTCAAGTCAGTAGTAGACAAGCACAAAGATAATCTGACATTGGTTTATAAGAATTTTCCTTTGACTGGAGTCCATGCAGAAGCATTACCAGCAGCACAAGCAGCTTGGGCGGCGAAACAACAGGGTAAGTTCTGGGAATACCATGATGCTTTGTTTGAAAATCAAAAGCAACTAGGTGAAACTTTGTATGTAGATCTAGCTAAAAAACTGAATTTAAATTTAGTGAAGTTTGAGAGCGATCGCAAGTTGGCAAAAACAGCAGTTGAAAAAGACCTCAAACTAGCTAATGAATTGGGTATTGCTGGTACACCTTTCTTAGTGATTAATACAGATAATTACACTGGTGCAGTACAAGCATCAGAAATTGAAGGTAGATTAGCTAAAGCCAGCTAA
- the atpC gene encoding ATP synthase F1 subunit epsilon: protein MTLTVRVISPDKTVWDAEAEEVILPSTTGQLGILSGHAPLLTALDTGVMRVRPSKNANWQAIALLGGFAEVEAGEVTILVNGAERGDTINVEAARTAYNEAQTRLAQVPAGDRQAQIQATQAFKRARARFQAAGGLI, encoded by the coding sequence ATGACATTAACCGTTCGTGTAATTTCCCCAGACAAAACAGTTTGGGATGCTGAAGCTGAAGAGGTAATTTTACCCAGTACAACTGGTCAGCTAGGTATCCTCAGTGGACACGCACCTCTGTTGACAGCTTTAGATACAGGTGTAATGCGCGTCCGTCCCAGCAAAAATGCTAACTGGCAAGCGATCGCTCTCTTGGGTGGTTTCGCAGAAGTTGAAGCTGGTGAAGTGACAATCTTAGTTAATGGTGCTGAACGTGGCGACACCATTAACGTAGAAGCAGCACGCACAGCATACAACGAAGCCCAAACTCGCCTCGCTCAAGTACCAGCAGGCGATCGCCAAGCTCAAATCCAAGCAACACAAGCCTTCAAACGCGCCCGCGCTCGTTTTCAAGCTGCTGGCGGTTTGATATAA
- the petB gene encoding cytochrome b6: protein MANVYDWFEERLEIQALAEDVTSKYVPPHVNIFYCLGGITLVCFLIQFATGFAMTFYYRPTVAEAYTSVQYIMNEVNFGWLIRSIHRWSASMMVLMMILHVFRVYLTGGFKKPRELTWVSGVIMAVITVSFGVTGYSLPWDQVGYWAVKIVSGVPEAIPVVGTLISDLLRGGSSVGQGTLTRYYSAHTFVLPWLIAVFMLFHFLMIRKQGISGPL, encoded by the coding sequence ATGGCCAACGTTTACGACTGGTTTGAGGAGCGCTTGGAAATTCAGGCGCTCGCTGAAGATGTCACCAGCAAGTATGTCCCTCCCCACGTCAACATCTTTTACTGTCTAGGTGGTATTACCCTGGTTTGCTTCCTAATCCAGTTTGCTACTGGATTTGCCATGACGTTCTACTACAGGCCAACAGTTGCTGAAGCTTACACTTCTGTGCAGTACATCATGAACGAAGTAAACTTCGGTTGGCTGATTCGCTCCATTCACCGCTGGTCTGCCAGCATGATGGTGTTGATGATGATTCTGCACGTCTTCCGAGTTTACTTGACTGGTGGTTTTAAAAAGCCCCGTGAATTGACCTGGGTCAGCGGTGTAATCATGGCTGTCATCACCGTTTCCTTTGGTGTGACAGGCTACTCTTTACCTTGGGATCAGGTAGGCTACTGGGCTGTGAAAATCGTGAGTGGTGTACCAGAAGCAATTCCCGTAGTTGGGACATTGATTTCTGACTTGTTGCGCGGTGGTTCTAGTGTTGGTCAAGGAACCCTAACTCGTTACTACAGCGCCCACACTTTTGTTTTGCCTTGGTTAATTGCAGTCTTCATGCTGTTCCACTTCTTGATGATTCGCAAGCAAGGTATTTCTGGGCCTTTGTAA
- a CDS encoding MBL fold metallo-hydrolase, which yields MCSLPQQPSHTAKAPRPVLDSIFAFPPNRDTLGGTSYFIVRNEGNILIDCPALDQMNLDFLRSHGGVKWLFITHRGAIGKTAEFQQTLGCEILIQEQEAYLLPGLTVNNFSQEITLTSTIQIIWTPGHSPGSSCLYYSEFGGVLFSGRHLLPNQHGEPVPLRTAKTFHWPRQIKNVQSLLDRFTPETLEYICPGANTGFLRGQRVIDQAYKRLAVLDFPTLLQLQPIL from the coding sequence ATGTGTTCCTTACCCCAGCAGCCCAGTCATACAGCTAAAGCACCGAGGCCTGTGCTAGATAGCATTTTTGCTTTTCCACCAAATCGGGACACATTGGGAGGAACCTCCTATTTCATTGTAAGAAATGAAGGGAATATCCTCATCGATTGCCCAGCGTTAGATCAAATGAATCTGGATTTTTTGCGATCGCATGGGGGTGTCAAGTGGTTATTTATCACTCACCGTGGTGCTATTGGCAAAACCGCAGAATTTCAGCAAACTTTGGGTTGTGAGATTTTAATTCAAGAACAAGAAGCCTATTTATTACCAGGCTTAACCGTTAATAACTTTTCTCAAGAAATTACTCTCACTTCTACAATCCAAATAATTTGGACACCAGGCCATTCTCCTGGCTCATCTTGCCTTTATTACAGCGAATTCGGCGGGGTTTTATTTTCTGGTCGCCATTTACTTCCCAATCAGCACGGTGAGCCAGTCCCATTACGTACAGCTAAAACCTTTCATTGGCCCAGACAAATTAAAAATGTGCAATCTTTACTAGACCGCTTTACTCCCGAAACCCTTGAGTATATTTGTCCCGGCGCGAATACAGGTTTTCTTAGAGGTCAGCGGGTTATTGACCAAGCATATAAGCGGCTGGCTGTATTAGATTTTCCAACTTTGTTACAGTTACAACCGATTTTGTAA
- a CDS encoding anti-sigma regulatory factor: MLRMVERDHLSVRSELPLLNKVQQWFEQFCLQYLFQRGWSENQLYRLNLALAEGFTNAVRHAHEALPPETTIDIEASLWVDRIELRIWDHGQPFNPDAIAEPKPGTPQEGGYGWFLLRRLTDQVVYERSPDERNCLLIVEYNRQ, translated from the coding sequence ATGCTGAGAATGGTGGAGCGAGACCATCTGAGTGTCAGGAGCGAGCTTCCGCTCTTAAATAAAGTTCAACAATGGTTTGAACAATTTTGTCTGCAATATTTATTTCAACGGGGTTGGTCAGAAAACCAACTCTATCGACTCAATTTAGCATTAGCAGAGGGCTTTACTAACGCAGTTCGCCACGCTCACGAGGCTTTACCACCGGAAACAACGATAGACATTGAAGCTAGTCTGTGGGTTGATAGAATAGAACTGAGAATTTGGGATCATGGCCAACCTTTTAATCCTGATGCGATCGCCGAGCCAAAACCAGGTACTCCCCAAGAAGGAGGTTATGGATGGTTTTTGTTGAGGCGGTTAACTGACCAAGTGGTTTATGAACGTAGCCCAGATGAAAGAAATTGTCTATTAATTGTCGAGTACAATCGCCAATAA